Proteins co-encoded in one Thermoanaerobaculia bacterium genomic window:
- a CDS encoding NIPSNAP family protein yields the protein MTAGVDPSMSAVAHLKDFPVVEFRRYTIKEGERQHFADYFESFFPEAFEQLGAIAFGQFLERDEPAHFTWIRGFHSMDERAAVNGAFYDGPLWKEHRATMNAIIVDNDDVLLLRPLNPARGIPVLPAVDPVRETPGARGIVVAQIFAAKAGQVDALAARAEPAFAGYRAAGLREAGVLETLDVPNNFPRLPVRTDGPFLVWMGILENESTLSTFELLAERAARGLSASGLLRGDPEFVVLRPTRRCRLRWLP from the coding sequence GTGACCGCGGGGGTCGATCCTTCGATGAGCGCCGTCGCGCACCTGAAGGACTTTCCCGTCGTCGAATTCCGCCGGTACACGATCAAGGAGGGAGAGCGGCAGCATTTCGCCGACTATTTCGAGAGCTTCTTTCCGGAGGCCTTCGAGCAGCTCGGGGCGATCGCGTTCGGCCAGTTCCTCGAAAGAGACGAGCCGGCGCATTTCACCTGGATTCGGGGCTTTCATTCGATGGACGAACGGGCCGCCGTCAACGGAGCCTTCTACGACGGGCCTCTGTGGAAGGAGCACCGCGCGACGATGAACGCCATCATCGTCGACAACGACGACGTGCTTCTCCTTCGGCCGTTGAATCCGGCTCGCGGAATCCCGGTTCTGCCGGCCGTCGATCCCGTGCGGGAGACGCCGGGCGCCCGCGGCATCGTCGTGGCGCAGATCTTCGCGGCGAAGGCCGGCCAGGTCGATGCGCTGGCCGCGCGCGCCGAGCCGGCGTTCGCCGGATACCGGGCGGCGGGCCTCCGCGAGGCGGGAGTGCTCGAGACGCTCGACGTGCCGAACAACTTTCCCCGGCTCCCCGTCCGGACGGACGGCCCGTTTCTCGTGTGGATGGGGATCCTCGAGAACGAATCGACCCTTTCGACATTCGAGCTGCTCGCGGAGCGCGCGGCGCGCGGGCTGTCGGCTTCCGGGTTGCTCCGGGGCGATCCGGAATTCGTGGTCCTCCGCCCGACCCGCCGTTGCCGGCTCCGGTGGCTCCCGTGA